The DNA region AAAGAGAGGACTTGGATGGTGTGTTTAATTGTTCCGCGCCCAAACCTGTTAGCAATCGCGAATTAATGCGGCAGTTTCGCCAGGCGATGAACGTTCCAATCGGATTACCCGCTCCGAAATGGATGTTAGAACTAGGGGCCGTCCTGATCAAAACAGAAACCGAATTAGTCCTCAAAAGTCGCTGGGTCTTGCCGAAGCGATTGGAACAGGCGGGGTATGCGTTTAGGTTTCGCTCGCTTCGAGATACGTTGGAGAATATTTTAACTTAACGATAAAAAATCGCTCCCGCTTCGGTTAGCAGGAACGATTTTTTTATTGATCGACAGGTATCACTGTGTCAAAGAACACGATCGATTCGATTTCCTTATCGTTAATAACATTTTCAAAAGTTTTCATGATAAACAATTCTTCTTTTAATGTATCCGCGACGTACATTCCATTGAAAATCGTCGTCGTTTCTGAGCTTCCGTCTGTATAGTTTATTGTGATGGGTAAATTGTCCAAGTACTCATCTAGCCCAACCTCTTCCATCCATCCGTGAGCTTTGCTGATTTCCTCTACAAATGGAGTCTCAACGATGATCGTTACAGAGATAGGCGATATAGAAACGCTCTTAAGTGTCGCTGCATGATCAAACAGCGTGATCGGTTTGTCCAAGTCGTAGACAGTTGAATAATCTTTAAAATCTAACGTAAACGATGTTTTCCATTCACCGGGTATGACGGTTTTAAAAATACCCGGAAATGGATCTGCTGCTTGTAGATCGGAAAGTTTTAACTTAATTTTTTGTCCCATTAAAGATTCCCTCGTTTTCAGTCTCATCATCATGCTTATTTGATTATCCTCGGCATGTTTGTCGTCTAATTTAGTGAATCCGATCCCTTGAAAACCTTGTATAGAACGAATGTCTGAGTCTTCAAACCGATAACGCGCTTTGTCTAAAACAGTCCCCTCTGGGGCGGTGAAATCCATTAGAATGTACACGAGATTGCTGTCGCCAATGACCTGGTTAATATGCAGTGTCCCATTTTTGTTCTTTATTTTCTTCTCCACTGTGGAAGCGCCGTTTGCTAAATGCTTAATTTGTTGCTCACTGGAAGGGTTCAAGAAATTAAGAAACTTCGTATCTAAACCAATAAAGGTAGCGGCGATGGCTGTCGTTGTAATCAAACAGCAAGCGATTAAGGCTGCAACTAATTTAGGCTTTAATCGTGTTGGCGATGGTTTTGTCTGCTTATTTTGTCTGTTAACTAAGATCTGATTGAACATTCGTTTCTTTTGTTTATCTGTCGGGTCTAGCTCTTCAGATATTTTGTTGACAATCTCTTTGTCCAAATCGAGTACCTCCTAAATCATGTTTAAGTCTTTCGCGACCTCGGACGAGTTGGGTTCGTATCGTGCTTTCGTTGCGCCCTAACAGCTCGGCAATTTCCTTCGTTGAATAATCCTCGAAATAGTACAGATATAACACGACCCGATATTTTTCTGAAAGCGTAAAAAGCTTTCCTATCATTTCTTTTGTCTCATTCTTTTCATCCCATGCGGCGATTTCTGGCAGG from Ammoniphilus oxalaticus includes:
- a CDS encoding DUF4179 domain-containing protein, with the protein product MDKEIVNKISEELDPTDKQKKRMFNQILVNRQNKQTKPSPTRLKPKLVAALIACCLITTTAIAATFIGLDTKFLNFLNPSSEQQIKHLANGASTVEKKIKNKNGTLHINQVIGDSNLVYILMDFTAPEGTVLDKARYRFEDSDIRSIQGFQGIGFTKLDDKHAEDNQISMMMRLKTRESLMGQKIKLKLSDLQAADPFPGIFKTVIPGEWKTSFTLDFKDYSTVYDLDKPITLFDHAATLKSVSISPISVTIIVETPFVEEISKAHGWMEEVGLDEYLDNLPITINYTDGSSETTTIFNGMYVADTLKEELFIMKTFENVINDKEIESIVFFDTVIPVDQ
- a CDS encoding RNA polymerase sigma factor, which encodes MTDHELAEIYERNVNIVYKICYIYLKNKADTEDAVQSVFLKMAQSPVNFNSYEHEKAWLITTARNHCKDQLKSWWKRKRVDFENLPEIAAWDEKNETKEMIGKLFTLSEKYRVVLYLYYFEDYSTKEIAELLGRNESTIRTQLVRGRERLKHDLGGTRFGQRDCQQNI